The sequence below is a genomic window from Glycine max cultivar Williams 82 chromosome 20, Glycine_max_v4.0, whole genome shotgun sequence.
TTAGGAGATAATAATGGTTACTTGCAAGATTGAATAATTGAAACTTGTACGTTGTTATACATGGCCTGTGCATTAAACTAAAAGGAACAAGCTTATTtccaacccaaaaaacattaagaaaataaaaggttGGCCTATTCTCTCTTCCCACATcgttattaaaaaacaataagtcAACAAAAAGAGCTATTATATTCAAGATAGAAGGTACAGATTTTTAAAGTTGCGTTATTTATATATAGGCAACATTCATGCAAGCACACGTGGGTCTacaattattcaatattttcgTCTTTAGAATAAagaaatgattaatttatataagacattgtttctttatttatattataatattaaattaatgattaatcatgATTCTTAAACAAGTGCAGTTCAAAAAGACAAGAGAAAAgttcattttaatttgtttagctTGTGAGATATAAAAGACAATAAAatagtattaatattaaatttatcactATTATTAACCAATACTAGAACTCAATATatcattaaaaagaaattacattTCTTAATATTATGATCAACATATGggaataaattcaaataaaaatacttacaaaaggaataaaataaaataaaataaatataaattatatatattaaaataaaattaaaaaaataagattttgatttctataaaattttcaaaatatttttaatccttctaaaattaaaatatattattttttggctgTTACCTCATCTGCATCTCCTCATCCCCACGAAGAAGCTGGTGTGTTCCTCTGAACGCAGCCTCTTCTTCCTCGTCGGGTTCCCTGCAGAACTCGGCCTTCTCCTCATGGTCCCACACCACGCGATGGCAGGACTCGACGTCGATGAGTCCGGTGACGGCGGCCTCATCGGATTACGGAAAGGGGGACGACAGTAGGTGGTGTTTGACATAGTCAGATCTGTCTCTGGAGGTTAAATTCTTTCATATGCGTTCAATtctgttcttgttcttgttcgtTCAAATCTTCTTGTGTTCTTGTGTGTTGAGATCTGTTCGAGTTCTTGTTCgttcatatatatatggttGTGCACGAGTGTTTTTCTTGTGCCGTCGTGGTTACTCCCTTGTGGGTTGTGGTCTGTTCTCAGTTCTCCCCCCCGTCATCGACAACCACCGCGCAACCTTGTGCGTCACGGCCATGGGCGAgacatcaaaaaaaaaaaaaaaaactgtcatAGACTTCcgatttataaattaattaaactcaaCTTCTATACACCTTAATTTTGTCATAGActtccgataaaaaaaaaactttgtcatAAACTAGctcatttaattttgttttttagagacatctatatatttaaatttatatgagtttcttttttgaagtaaaaaattaaatacttatcTCAATTAAGAACTCTATGTTAAAAATAACTCGGTCAATCTGGTAGAATGCGTAAGTCGATCAAGATAACACAGCTCTCCCTTTcttactctttatttttatatacataacAACTATTATTTgagtttctttcttcttattatttttaaagtcaaACATTAAATCCTTATCTCAagcaaaaactttttttttatgctgGAGGAAAAtacaaagcaaaaaagaaattaCAAGAAAAGAAACACTAGCCATGTCTAGTGAAGAAGATACCTAGGGCATTAGCAACCAACTTAGACTTAAGTCCGGGAGGATAATTAAACATCAAAGATCGAAATCTGGTGATCTCCCTGGGGTCCTTTTTTAGCAAGCCGATCAGCGTAATTATTGTCTTCTCTAAGAGAATGTTGAAATCTGAGTTGCCAATTCAAAGGAATGAAGCTTCTGATTTTCTGAATCAGTGCCAGAACTCTTTATGTTAATTATTCAAGATAACACAAACTCTCTTGACTACGGGTAAAGAGTTATTTACGATACcgcttaattataataaaaatgtctTTATAAGTTTTCTTTTGTACACTAAAAGGATTCcgtaattagtaattaaagatCAATTTCTCTAAACAGAAATTATCAatataaactttattttctcaacaaagttttttttttctatatacagCGGGGAAAAAACACCGatcttaaaatatgtttaaataatcaaattatctATCATGTGTATCACAACCTTAAGGTAATATGCTTGTTGGATTTGATTTTGTGCTCTCTTCGCTTTGGCCTTAGATTGCAGGAAATGGCAAAATTTGATAAGTTAAGAGAGAGTCAACACAAAGCAGATTGTTTTGGTGTTCGGCGACAAAGACTGGGTCACGTCTCAGTGCAAGTAAGTTCCCACCTCTTATATCATTTTTGTTATATactattttaagtttaaaaatgattttacaaaGTAAGTTGtaagcaacaaacaattttcaatttaagCTGATAGGCGAAAAAAGTGTGCTAATTTAGAAAAAATCGAATAGGGGAAAATGTTTGGTTGTTAAATTAAGAATGAGCACGTGTGGTTGCTATATGCCTAAAATCTGAACAAAAGATTATCCTTTTGAGATTAGAATTTTCCAAATGACCCTTCTTTGACTAAAACCTCACGAATCTCCATTGTGACTTGTCAGTTTggttaattaaataatgtttcTAAATTAGAAAGTTTGACATATATTTTTAGTGCCTGCTTTATGTAGCCTAAGCTCCCATACATGGAACCGAATGGCCTTTAAAAATACACGAAAACTCATATTCTACGAAACAATTCATTTGATATTACGAGGTAGCTAGCTAGTCGATTCAGGAGAATTGTCGTaacaattccttaaaaaaacgaaaataaggACAAACTTATTTACCATTTTATTTTGCAATCCACTATCAAAATGACAAACTCAAGGGATGCGACACTTAaagctatatatatttttaatatcgaGCTTAAGttgaccaaaattaaaaaacgaaaataaaggCCAACGTTCAATATCTCATATGACAAATTGACAATTACTAAACTACAAAGTGGACCAATCAAAAGCAAACCAGAGACCTCATGATCATGATAGGTGAACACGAGTTTTCCCATCACCAATCCAGGGAAACTGTCTCAAGTTTGAAGAGGAATAGAAACGAGGAGAGTATAACTataacctcattttttttttataaatattaggaTGTTATTGTAAAGACACACATTATAAATAGTCACCAAGAAAATACTTTTCAACGGTGCTGAATCCAATTGGTCAAACCTACTATTGACAAATTTACCTTCTAATTATTAATTGTCTATGTCATACAAATTAATAAGATCAAGGAGGTGTAATAATTAGTCTTTTTCCGTTGCCTTTTCCTTGTAACGAAAGAAAAGATGGAACACAACTTTATGACTATACAAAGCAGGTATGATGAAATATAGGCCATCATTTACTCGTCATAATGTTCATATGGTAAGCATGAATCATAAAAACTCAAAAGGGGCCGCGTTTACAGGTAGAGAGGGAACTGATTAACAGGTGGGTGCATATGTAGTAGTTATTATGCAGGTAACAAAGGATAACATGTATCTTCTTCATTTCtgcaaaatcaaaatttcattttcatgttatcataattttattacattttttgtgtaattaaaaagtatttaggACTTTTATTTAATAACTCCCGTCACGACTTTATTATTAGATTATGGATTAAATTCAAttcttaattaaagaattaagtATCCAATTACTTGTGTCAATAATGatccaattcaaaataaagaaaacctttaaatttaaaaaataccatGTAATGTTTACCTTATCTCAAAAAGATAAGTGGAAATTCAAATATGTGACTTTGATAGATATAAGATTATGTTTTTCTGCGCTCTACCAGCCtcttgagatttttttaaatctctatACTACCACACAGCACACATTATCTATAAAGCATTTCTCATATAATACAAAGTTCCTTtacaaacttaattttatagaatgaaacatattcaaatcaaaatttataaaatttaatccaaGCTAAAAAGATTATTGAGTTGTTTATTTGAACAACGAATCAGGTTGAAACTAAATATCAAATTACTTGTGCCAATGATTGATGTCCCAATTCAAGGCATAAAAAACTTACGAACTCAAAAAAACACTTACATAGGACGTTTATCTTATCCCGAAGTGATTAGTGAAAACTCAAATCTACAATCTATCAAATACGAGATTATATTTTACTCTACACTATCAACTtcttgagattttattttaatctctagACTAACACAAGTTATCCATAcagtatttttcaaattaaaacaaaaatccttttacaaactAAGTTTTACACAATGAAATCTTATAGTATGtttaaataacacaaaaaacCAATTTTACTTGATAAAATCATAGTGATaccataaaaaagtataaacaactaattattattttatctttccaatcaaaatataattgattatttctcaTCACCAATTTAATATGAACACGATattgttgaaattgaaatttagaaAGTTTAATCCATACTAAAATGTTTATTGAGTTGTCGTTAGAAATCAGAACAACGAATCAGGCTGTATGTTTACCTTCCGAAAAAATAATCTGACAAGAATATAGATATTCCAAAGTGGTTTTGCAAGAAGGGGATCATTGCTGCACATAATTTGATTCCAGTGTCCTGTTTAGAAGAGAGGGGGAAAAGGAAAgtaagaaagggaaaaaaagactAGTTAGTTTGTTTGTCGCGTGTCACGTCCCTATCCCAATCAAAAGAACCCCATCAAATCAAAGTAAGAAACGGTCTGGTCACAAGTACACACTAACATCACACCCAAAAAACAACCCCAACACATTTCACATTTCACATTTCACAAAAGCTACTTCATCCCCTGTTTCATAGTCtgctttttctttctcatattTTCCTTCATTCCCAGTTTCCACACCTTTCCCACAATTCACTATTTCTCTCGCCATGCCATCTCGACAACTGCCCACGTCTGCACCACCTCCCAACCACCGCGTCTCAACCCCTCTCTTCGCTTTCACCGCCTCCGTCTGCTCTTTATTCTTTCTACTCCTCCTCTGCCTCCGGAAGCGTAAACGAACAACTCCATCCTCCAACCCCCCTCACCCGTTCTCCTACCCCGTCCTCCGCCGCGCCACGAACTCGTTCTCGACGCGCCTCGGCCACGGCGGCTTCGGCCCCGTCTTCTCCGGCACCCTCGCCGGCGACCCCGTCGCCGTCAAGCTCATGGACTCCGCCTCCCTCCAGGGCGAGCGCGAGTTCCACAACGAGCTCTTGTTCGCGTCCAGACTCCGCTCCCCTTTAGTGGTCCCCGCCATCGGATTCTCCTCCGACCCAAAACGACGCCGTTTCCTCCTCGTCTATCACCTCATGCACAACGGCAACCTCCACGACGCCCTCTTGCGCCGCAAAACCCCCCACCTCACGCTCTGGAAAAACCGCTTCTCCATAATCCTCGACGTCGCAAAAGGAATCCACTACCTCCACTCCCTCGAACCCCCCATAATCCACGGCGACATAAAACCTAGTAACATTCTTCTCGACAATTCCTTCTCAGCAAAACTAGCAGACTTTGGCCTCGCGCGCTTAAAATCGGAGATAGAAGAATTCAAACTAAAACgcgaggaaaagaaaaaggaagagtcggaGAGCGATGCTGGTTCCGAATTAGAAACTCAGAGCGTCAACACCGAACAGTCATTTGATGATACTGGCAGAGAGAACGCTGCCTCGGATTATGTGATGGATTGGATTGGGAAGGAGGTGAGAAAAGAAAGGCCGAACGAGGTGAAGAAGAATGGTTCTTCTTCTGCTGCTGCTACTGCAGCATCGAGTAGTGGAACGGTGGAGAAGAAAAGTAGGAAGAAATTGGAATGGTGGGAATCCATGGACGATAGTGGGGTTttgaagaaggagaagaggagaccAGCAAGGGAGTGGTGGAAGGAAGAGTATTCCGAAGAGCTtgcaaggaagaaaaagaaagaaaagagggtAGCCGGGTTTTTTTGAGTCTAGCCTGGACCAGCTGAGAGGAATCGATGGAATAGTTATGATTCCGGGACAGGGAGTGGAGCAAAGAGTGGGGGTGTGAGTAGCACTCCGAGCATGAGGGGAACGGTTTTCTACGTTGCTCCAGAGTATGGCTACAATGGGGATGCGTCTGAGAAGTGTGACGTGTACAGCTTCGGGGTATTGTTGCTAGTGATTGTTTCGGGGAGGAGGCCGCTTGAGGTGACGGGTTCGCCGGTATCGGAGTTTCAGCGTGCGAATCTGGTGTCTTGGGCGAGGCAATGCGCGCGGAGAGGGAAGCTTCTGGAAATGGTGGATGAGAGTGTGGAAGGGATGGATAAAGAGCAGGCTAGTATGTGTGTAACGGTTGCGCTAATGTGCTTGCTAAAGTCACCTGCTCGTCGTCCTTCCATGAAGGAGGTTGTGGGAATGCTCAGTGGGGAGATGGAGCCGCCGCTGTTGCCGCCTGAGTACTCGCAACAGGCCAAGTTCACGTTCAAGTCGCGGTGAGTTGATCAAGTTCCAAGTCTCAAACACCTGCTAACTTTTTTCCATCAGcagtcacggtaacaaaagttGTGTTCTTGCACACGCTTTCCCTATTACTATTCCACATGTTGCTtctatttattttcactttttcatGCTTTTGATCAGTTTGCGTTGTGGCCTAGCTGTTGGGGATTGATTGTGTACATTCAcccatttttctttctcactGACTTTAGGATTGCCTTTAGTTTAGTGGGGCGCCATCTTTGTTGTAGTTCACATAACTTTTTGGAATGGAAAAGCGGGCTGCCTTTTGTATACCAAGTCATTCTTTGCCTCGTCTTCCATTACTCTTTGATGCTTgtgctaattttttaattgcctTCGCTATTTGCTTAGCTCATTTTTTCATTTgtctagtttttgtttttttttggctAGTTTGAATAGCCTACTACTAGAAGTAATTCATATGTTGGAGGGatattggattttttatttgattatgtgcTCGTAAATCTTAAATGAGGTACGAGTTTGTGCTTTTTATAAACGCCAATTGTGTCACTAATGGAAGCATTCTAAATTACATAAGAGGGTGTTAATGTGTTATCTCATGTCAAATCCAACCCCAACCGACCCATGTTCCCTTATTAATGAATGCTGCAGCACAGTAGCAGGGTTCCTTACCGTTTTAAGCTGTTGTTTGACTTAATAGTTCTTAGGTCTTTACTCTTTAGCAGAGTAGGCTTAGAGATAATTTGGTATTGTGCTGTGCTTCATGAAAATGCAACACTCTGATACTTATGACTACTTTTGGACGTTATGGAAAATGGAGCAAAACCAGTGAATAGCTGGATGAATACCAAACTTCATATGCAATCTGATATTATGCAACTTGTTTTTCTGATAGAAATCTCCATAACTAATAGGCGGAACGAATGAGTTCGGGATCGAATCTGCTTTCTTGATCATTTTCATGCATAAAAATAATTCTATCTATCGGCAAGATTGTATATGGATTCTGATTCGTAATGGGCAATATCATGGTTCATATATGCAATTCCACTGTCCGATTGTTCAAAAGAATGGCGCACATGAGTGACAACGGATAGAGGTTGCATAAGGTATTATAATATCAAGTTtcatatttacattttaaaaatgtttatccCTGAAGTTGTATTTGGATGTTAGTAACTTTAGTTTCCATTTCTCCGATTGAAGTAATAAGTTTCATATTATGCAACATGTTCATATATAAACAATCTTATTACTTgcattttagttatataatatattttctgcGCCTGAGACAATGGGTATCCTCTGGACAAATGATAATTTTGTTCAATTTGCAAGCATCCTTAGCTTAGCATGATGGGATTAACTTCCAAAGTGTTCGGAAATATAAGATCGGTATAGTAGTGAGAGGGAGGCTAAAGGGTAAAGGAAGAGGTAGCATGTTTGAATCTTTCCACTAACATTTCTTATAAAATCATGTTTTCATAGTGTAAGAGGggcataaaaaaatacataacataAACCTgattctattatttattttgtgaacaGAATTTTTTGACACATTTCTTACACAATGAGAACAT
It includes:
- the LOC100814336 gene encoding LOW QUALITY PROTEIN: receptor-like serine/threonine-protein kinase At4g25390 (The sequence of the model RefSeq protein was modified relative to this genomic sequence to represent the inferred CDS: substituted 2 bases at 2 genomic stop codons); the encoded protein is MPSRQLPTSAPPPNHRVSTPLFAFTASVCSLFFLLLLCLRKRKRTTPSSNPPHPFSYPVLRRATNSFSTRLGHGGFGPVFSGTLAGDPVAVKLMDSASLQGEREFHNELLFASRLRSPLVVPAIGFSSDPKRRRFLLVYHLMHNGNLHDALLRRKTPHLTLWKNRFSIILDVAKGIHYLHSLEPPIIHGDIKPSNILLDNSFSAKLADFGLARLKSEIEEFKLKREEKKKEESESDAGSELETQSVNTEQSFDDTGRENAASDYVMDWIGKEVRKERPNEVKKNGSSSAAATAASSSGTVEKKSRKKLEWWESMDDSGVLKKEKRRPAREWWKEEYSEELARKKKKEKRVAGFFXVXPGPAERNRWNSYDSGTGSGAKSGGVSSTPSMRGTVFYVAPEYGYNGDASEKCDVYSFGVLLLVIVSGRRPLEVTGSPVSEFQRANLVSWARQCARRGKLLEMVDESVEGMDKEQASMCVTVALMCLLKSPARRPSMKEVVGMLSGEMEPPLLPPEYSQQAKFTFKSRRNE